In Marispirochaeta aestuarii, the genomic window AGTCCGTTGTCTCGTCAATATATTCGTCGTCCACTCCAATCTGAATTGATCCGAAAAACCAGGCTGAAAAACCTTCGGCAAACAGTTGAGTATCTGACAGACTTCCGCCTCCCGCCCCGCCGGCGCAGCTAAAGAGAAAAGATGTTAATGCTACTATAATCATAGGACCGGTGTTCTTTAGTGTTTGCATGCTGGTATCGAAAATCTCCTTAAATTGTGATTCTATTACATATTATTACCTTCGATACTTCTGTTTCTAATAAACACAGTAAAAATAATACAATCAATTAAAAGTAACGGATGCAATAGTCACAAAGACGACCCAGAAAGTATTAAAAATAACCTGTCACACTGTAAATTTTCCACACATCCTCTTCTTCTTCCCTCATGACAAAATCATAATCACTCGTTCCAAGGCTACTAGTAATATTTACTGTCACGGAAGAAGTATCAGGAACGTTCGTTGAATTCAATGAAAGTGGAAAATCCTTCCATGGACCATTTGCTGGCCAGTAAGCTGAATTTAGTGTATCCCAGCTCGGTGCATCTGGGTGAATATGATCGCCGCGAATTGTGCTATATTCTTGATTACTTAAATCATTCAGGAACATTTCTATTCGCTCCTCTACGGATACTGGGGAGACTTCATCGCAGCCTGTAAAGAAAAAGAAAAATATCGATAGACAGATTAATATTGTGATCTCTTTGAGATTAATTCTTCCCCTCATCTAAATGTCCTCCGTGCTCAAGTGAATAATGATGTATTCGTTGAACTTATCAAGTATATCATTGTACATTGAGTTGTACTCTTCAAAATTATCGTTATCTTTTCCCGTCAGCCATTTTGCTTTCATTAGTGCATACTGTTTTGCACCAATATAACGTTTAAGGGAATAAGATGACAAAGACCAATATCGTCTATTGAGGAAAATTACACTCCCTTGTTTCTCAAGAGGAACAATCTCTTCGCGATAGTATTTATCTGATTCATCAGAACCGTGTAATTCTTTGATTTTTTTCAATTCCTCAACATTTTCTTTAAGCAACGCCTTGTTGTCTTCATAAGCTAAAGTAAGATTCTCCACCTCCCGAATATACCCATCCATCTGCCGCTCTATCCCTCTAAGCCCTGCAATTGGGTCGGCGGAGAACTCAGCCTGCTTCTCATCCGCCCAGCTTGAGTAGTCTATGGGACGCCCTTTTAGTTCGAACTTCTCCCCCGGCGCACGTCCGGCCTTGACTTCGACTCCCTCGCCTTCGTAGAGCACCACCGGTATCCCCTGGCTGGTCACCATCACCTCGCCGGAATCCACGGTAAACAGGGCGGAGCCTTCGTCCCCGGCGTACACGGTAAACTCCGTTCCCCGTACGCCCGCCACGCTGCTGGGGGTGGAAATCTTCGGCTCGATGCCGAAAAGCCGCATAAACTTGAACTTCACCGAACCCAGGGCGGTGTGCATGACCGTCTCCTTCTGTCCCCCGGAGTCGATCTCCCGGATCGAGAAGACCGTGTTCGGATTAATTACAATCTCCGCCGCACCCTGACGTGCCAGGGTCGCCGTCCCGTCATCGCCGGTTATTACCGTATCGTCCTTCTCGAGCTCGTCGCCTATCATGGCCTCCACCACATCCCCGGAGGGGTAGCGCAGGTCGACCCAGCCCTGCAGGTAGTCGATACTCGCCACCTGGGCGGCGGAGGGCAGGGCGGCGGCGAAAAACAGTCCCAGGACAACCAGCACGCTAAGCCTTCGTGGTGAAAAAACCGGATGCTTTCTCATAGTCTTACTGCTCCTTTCCCAAAGGTCCGGCAAAGGCGTAGATCATCCTGTTCCGGTCTTCGTCCCTGCCGATGGTTATGTAAAAGCGTCCCGCTGTACTCTGTGCAAGAAAGGTCGCTGACCTTTCGGGAACATACTTGGCAAAAAACTGCTCTATCTCGAGGCCACTGCCGTAACGGGCGGCCTGTGCCGGTTCATCGATAACCAGCAGTTCCGTCTCTCCCAGGCTGAATCTCCCCTCCGCCAGGATCTTCCAGAACTCCCGCATATCAGACCGGCGCATTATCATCTCCGTGTCCAGCAGAAAAGGCTCCGCCGTCTGTTCGCTTAAAGCTTCCCACTCTCCGGCATTTATCATCTCCGTAAACTCCATTCCGTCCCGTTCCCCCGGAATGGTGGTACATCCTGCGAAAAATATCCCCAGCACCAGGGTTGTAAGCGTTCTGCGCATCCCTTTTTTCATTCCAACTCCTTGTTCCGTGCTTTCGCCTTGCAGCACCCTTGTAGAGTACCCCCCTTGTGCGGCTATTTCAAGGATTTTCAAGGGGCGCCTTGACGGGCCCTCCGCTCGTAGCCGGCCCTCGGGATTCTCTCAATATTTTTGTCCTGCTCCGCAGGCCCTTTTGCGGCTCGCTCGCTCACTCCGCCGCTTCGGGCCTGTCCCTCCCGCCGGGCTGCCGCTGCGGTCCCTGGCGCGGGGTGTCTTAATACTGCTCAACATCATATGCTTAAAAAAATCTCCTTCGGCAGGTGGGCCGCAACCAGGTAGTTCGGCAGGTCCACGGTCTCGCAGATCTTCAGGTCCAGGGCCGCCGTACAGATTACGTAGGCCTCCTCTTTTTCAAGTCCGTAACGGGAGCAGACATAGT contains:
- a CDS encoding FecR family protein — its product is MRKHPVFSPRRLSVLVVLGLFFAAALPSAAQVASIDYLQGWVDLRYPSGDVVEAMIGDELEKDDTVITGDDGTATLARQGAAEIVINPNTVFSIREIDSGGQKETVMHTALGSVKFKFMRLFGIEPKISTPSSVAGVRGTEFTVYAGDEGSALFTVDSGEVMVTSQGIPVVLYEGEGVEVKAGRAPGEKFELKGRPIDYSSWADEKQAEFSADPIAGLRGIERQMDGYIREVENLTLAYEDNKALLKENVEELKKIKELHGSDESDKYYREEIVPLEKQGSVIFLNRRYWSLSSYSLKRYIGAKQYALMKAKWLTGKDNDNFEEYNSMYNDILDKFNEYIIIHLSTEDI